The Benincasa hispida cultivar B227 chromosome 9, ASM972705v1, whole genome shotgun sequence genome has a segment encoding these proteins:
- the LOC120085390 gene encoding VAN3-binding protein yields MLISLNSDNEMSSCLAKCSSTRLENIDENGPANWLPGSSVLPETPIESMEYLGRSWSLSAKELTKALSTAHDAPSHLQSSMVGLLSAEAHDSNSTVLREPLLRHLPSGDSPPASPRGSDEMKELLLLHQALNPEFFSNQQLFGNGLYKSILRGNKTLGRWMKDQKERKKQEIRTQNAQLHAAVSVAGVAASVAAFIASLVSRETSSGNQKWPLKTSAAIASAAALVASHCIEMAEEMGASHEHILNVVNSAINARTNGDIMTLTAGAATALRGAATLRTRLEKGLGATNFGVGEDKVEEEGKESNILIAINYVSRGGELLKRTRKGVLHWKQVSFNINSNWQVVAKLKSRYMAGTFTKNKKCVISGVNCDVAAWPGREREMDGEQQRAYFGIVTTDRTIEFECSGKGEKQMWIEGIQYMMNIRAYMK; encoded by the exons ATGCTCATCTCTCTTAACTCAGACAATGAAA TGAGCTCATGTTTAGCTAAATGTTCATCAACCCGGCTTGAGAACATAGATGAAAATGGCCCTGCAAATTGGTTACCAGGTTCAAGTGTTCTACCTGAAACTCCAATCGAGTCCATGGAGTATCTTGGCAGATCTTGGAGCCTTTCTGCCAAAGAGCTCACCAAGGCACTTTCCACTGCCCATGATGCACCAAGTCATCTTCAAAGTTCTATGGTTGGCCTTCTTAGTGCTGAAGCACATGATTCAAATTCCACGGTCTTGAGGGAACCA CTACTTCGACACTTACCCAGTGGAGATAGTCCTCCAGCTTCACCAAGAGGAAGTGACGAAATGAAG GAACTATTGTTACTTCACCAAGCATTGAACCCAGAATTCTTTTCCAACCAGCAACTTTTTGGAAATGGG CTATACAAGAGCATATTACGAGGCAATAAAACATTGGGGAGGTGGATGAAGGATcaaaaggagaggaagaagcaGGAAATCAGAACACAGAATGCTCAATTACATGCAGCTGTATCTGTCGCAGGTGTTGCTGCTTCAGTTGCAGCATTTATTGCATCACTGGTTTCACGGGAAACATCATCTGGTAATCAGAAATGGCCTTTAAAGACATCAGCAGCCATAGCTTCTGCAGCTGCTCTAGTTGCATCTCATTGCATAGAGATGGCAGAGGAAATGGGAGCTAGCCATGAACATATCTTGAATGTAGTTAACTCTGCAATCAATGCTAGAACTAATGGAGATATCATGACACTAACAGCAGGAGCAGCTACAG CTTTAAGAGGAGCTGCAACCCTCAGGACAAGGCTTGAGAAAGGGTTGGGAGCAACAAACTTTGGGGTGGGTGAGGataaggttgaagaagaagggaaGGAATCAAACATCTTGATAGCAATCAACTATGTTTCCAGAGGAGGAGAGCTTCTCAAACGCACAAGGAAAG GGGTTCTCCACTGGAAGCAAGTTTCTTTCAACATAAATTCAAATTGGCAG GTTGTGGCAAAATTGAAAAGCAGGTATATGGCAGGAACATTtacgaaaaacaaaaaat GTGTAATCTCGGGTGTGAACTGTGACGTTGCGGCGTGGCCTGGACGGGAAAGGGAAATGGATGGCGAGCAGCAGAGGGCTTACTTTGGGATTGTAACAACAGATAGAACAATAGAGTTTGAATGCAGTGGGAAAGGAGAAAAACAAATGTGGATTGAGGGGATACAATATATGATGAACATTCGTGCTTACATGAAATGA